In the genome of Thunnus albacares chromosome 8, fThuAlb1.1, whole genome shotgun sequence, the window TGTCACCAATTTCTAACAGAAATCTAATGACACATATTTGAATCATTCTGATTTATGCTTATTTCAAAAACTGCTGGACAAACAAGAAACAGCAGATTATACCTGTATTATTAATTTACCGTTTCTGATTGTGGAGTCTGGTTATCTTCTTCTGGAGGTGCTGATGACAAAGGTGTGTGTACGCCCAAATTAGACAAGTTTGTATTTACTGATGACGAAGATGCGTTtgtgtctttggctgcagatgtGTTGTCATCAGCTGGGTGCGTGTTTTCTGgactcctgtgtgtgttttccaaagGAGGGGTGTGAATTTCCTGGGATGGTAATAAGCTTTGCGTGTTCTCCTCATGTCCACGTGTATTGCCATCTCCAGAGGTGCATGTGTCCGCTGTGTTTTCCTGTGACCTTTCCGCCACTGTCACTTCAGACCAATCAGAAGACTCAACATgctcttcctcctgtctgtcaGAGGGAGTTGTGGTTTCTATAGTAATGGATTGATGGAGCACTTCTTGGGAATCTCCTACTTCTCTCGTCTTTCCCTCTATCACCTGCTGTTCTTCTGCACTTTCATCCTGAGATTtagcctcctcttcttcccctcTTGCTCCTTGAAGCTGCTCCCCTTCTCCATCTCTCAACTCCTCCCCTCCTACACCATTTGTTacaccctcctccctcctctcattTTCATGCTCTACCCTGTCCTTTTCATttatccctctctctgtgtcctccctctcttcatctcccCACATGCTTCCTCCAGGCTGCATCAGATAGAAGCTGTTGTTGATGCAGTCGGTAAAAGCCTGCTCTTGGTCCAGCTCAAGGTGAGACTCCTTAAGGTGACTCTTTAGTCTCTGTGAGCTGACAAACTTCCCgtcacacacagagcacacgtATAGAAAGGGGTGCTTTCTGACATGAGCAGCGAGGGCGGCCAGCTTGGTTGCAGCATGGTCACAAAGCAAGCAGGCAAAGGGGCGCTGAGGCCCGTGGACCAACAGGTGGCGCTCCCGCTCCAGCTGGTTCTTAAAGCGTCGATTACAGGTAGGACAGTGGTAGAGGAGCTGTCTGAGGCCCTGACGAGTCTTTAGCCTACACAAGAGAAGTAGATTAGAAGGACAGATGGTGGGTTAAATAGCTGGATAGGAAGGTAAAATATTTAGATACTGTGGATCATACCTCAGTTGTTGGTAGTTCTGGGAGACAACAGGGTCTTTCAGGTTATGCCGTTTCTCCATATGTTTCAGCAGGTTCTTCACATCCGAGTACTTTTTCTGGCAGAAGCTGCAGTGCTGCTTCACCTTCAAATGGACTCGCTCTATGTGGACCTGCAGAGCCAGAAACACAGATTTACAACCAGGACAACAGTGCAGCTACACATTCGAAATAAATGagttaataaatatataaataataacaataaatgagTTCATTCAGACGTAGAAACCATAAACAACTGAGAAAGATCCGAAGGCACAATCACGACATTGAGTCAACGTCATTTCGATTTTCTCAGTGTTGGACCAGTataaccaaaaaaaaccaactgaCAAATTCAGCTACCACCAATACTACAACACCCACATTTGATCTTGAAGatacatatacaatatataaactacagttaaaaaaaagttataataaGACCTTGAGGTGTCCTGGGCTGAGGCAGTTGAAAGGACAGTGCTGACAGCTGAACTTCTCTCCTGTGTGCTTCCTCAGGTGAACATTCAGGTTGGctttaaaagacaaaatcaagTAAGTAAATTGGCAGCTTTTACAGTAATTCAAAAAATATcataattgtatttttcttacaATGTATTAATCCTAATGTTGCAGAAGTTACCAGGCTCTGCTATGTGttttacaaataattttgcttgCAGTAATTTCTCTTTGCCTTTTAATTAGTATTGTATTCCTCAGTGGGATCACTTCAGTCTTATCCAAACTTATTTACAATTACAGGATGAGCAGTAATTGTAATGGAACAATAAATATATAGTGAGGTCCCCAGAAAGATCAATTGGAAACTACCATAAGTAAGTTGTATTTAGGACGCCCTGTGACTAAGGGGTTTAAGACGTTACCTTAATCTGCAACAACAGTCCCAAGTCCAGTCAGGAACTCCCCCCTCtctaaattcattcattcattcattcagtcattcatttctTGACATTTCCTGGctaatttgtaatttgtaatatatTATACTGGATTAAAATGCATCTGCTAATGATTTTGAAATTGCTGTTGCAGCAGTGGTGCAGTCACAGCAATAACAGGTATTTTGTGATGGGTGTTATTCTTATATTAAGTTAACAATTTGATTGTGTGTAACCTCTTACTTTTAAAAGATCACACTGAAATCACAGTGTGGACTACAAAACAGTTTCTCCTGTGTGCCAGTGAGTCTGGGTTTACCTTTGATGGCTGACGCGTAGTCACAATGTGGACATTTGAACGGTTTCTCCTGGGTGTGTGTCCTGAGGTGGGAAATCAGCGAGTGTCTGAATTTGAAGATCTTGTTACAGAACTCACAGGCGAAGATCTTCAACTGGCTCTGAAGTAAACTGGGAGACAGAGAGTCACAATATTACATTCACCAGTAATGACCAGTGTCATTATCGCTGCTATTGCAACAGTGGAGGTTATTGTTGaagctaataaaacagatgaaCTTATTTGACTGGTTCTAGCCTGCACACATAATAACACTGCTAATAAGCAAACAAGCTATAACTTTTAACAGctcaaaaaaagccaaacatctCTTTATATCTCagatttatttacagtattatgTAGCTTGTAGTTTACACAAAAGCACTGAGCTACACTTTACGTCCAAACACAGCTACAAgtactataaaataaaatgaatacatttaataaGGAAATATTCATACAGTACTTGGTAGCATCTTGCTTGATAGAATATTCCTGGAAGCCTCTGCTGGCTGTTACTGTTGTGGAGGTCGGGTTAGAACTGAAGTAGAAAACAAAGGGATCAGACTGCTGACAGCAGATAACATGGATAGATCGGACTGCCACAAGCAGAAAATGGCAGAATCCTGTACAAAATCATTTGCAGTTGATAAGTCAAATTTCCAGTGTGTTTCAATGTTAAATCAGTTTGTATTGTGGACAGTGATAAGTTATGCATCAATGTCAGATTTCCTTTTTTCCATAAGTTATTACGACCATCGATTATATTATACGTTTTAAGAATTATAGGTGAGATGGACATTTTCCATTATATTACCTTGGCTCCTGGTCTGCTTTAGGGTTGTCCTCACAGGCAGTTGATTCACTTCCAATGTCTTGTGGCTGACTCTGGAAGACTGCAGAGTGCTGAAGGccccccaaaacaaataaataaacccaAATAATACTAGGATACATGGATAAATTCAAaccaaataaatattatatagtAATATAAACCAGActataacaaaacacacactgcaacacagaaTCACATTTGAGTTCATAAAGATTTTTCTATATAATTCTTCAGTAGATAGTAGTTTCCATGAATAGTGTTCCGACTGAGTTCTGTGAACTATCCAAAACACCATTTTtggaaagagatgttgctgttgaaaattttaaaagtaaatttCTATAACACAGAAATTTGCTTTGACTTCCACTGTTCAGGGTGGTGGACcagaaagagacaaataatcaaaaacttgggaaaattaaactaaaactaTCTGTACAGCAACATACCACTAGAGGTAAGtatgaaaatacagaatatcttTTTATAATTTGGGTGCACAGACACTTTAAAGTTCCTGGATTTTCCTAGGCTCACCTGAGGCTTGGCTTGGAGGGATACACACTCTGTTTCTGCTGAACTGTCCTCCACTGGAACCATTTTAGAAACACCTGTTGAATTAAAGGTAACACATAATACATAAAACTTAGTTAGCTGTTagggaaaatgtaaaaactagCTCAAAACAAAGCTCTCTCAGACTGACCTGGGATTGTTTCATCTTCCTTCAGAACAACACTGACGACCGACTTTTTGTTGCCTGTTGCAAGGCCTCCTTCTTTGGAGATGCGGCTTCGGTCCTCAGAAAGCATCCGACTTCTCTTATTGGTTCTCTGTCCGCTGCCCACACCtacaagcagagagagaacaagaaaggGTCagacaacaaatataaaactaaataaaactgaacctATCTCTActtaaacaaacacaggagTGTGAGTAACACTGATTATTTATGTAGGTTAAATGCCTGCAGACGTCTTTCAGCCAAACATACATGTCCATTACAAACTTTCACGATTCATCACAGATCACATGTAGTGCTAATTTTAGAGCAGCCACTAGGTGTCTCTCCTGGTAAGGATGAATGTGAAGAAACCACGtcctggggtccgtttcacaaagcaggtttagtgaaaactcagggtctgttaaccctgaaatgagggaaactctgagttttccgtttcaaaaagggaggtaactcaaaccagagaaagagggataactctagcctgtttcacagagaggggtaacttaagctcttggtcagttaccgtagtaacagactctatgaacctaacctggtcgggaccaggtttttctcaatgaacctcgagtttctctcagtctccgccctctttcagagccacacactccatttgatttcctcattcattcagtcagcaggtgagttttggcgtagcctacttctgccgtctgtcatttaaaaaaatcattaaaaaaaaaaatcagagtcagtatattagaagtccattaagcacagtaggtggcgactttttcactaacatggcatgtccttttgataacgatcccgtggatgaaggtgcagcattactgcgcagagaattaaatattcgttgagagatggttatcagaccgcgcatagatgttctagcatttccagacaattatctttttgagcggtaccgtttcacgtcacagtccatcatctacatacacaacctaatccgtccttacatttgcaacattactaatcgtaatcatgctctcacatcccagcagatattgtgtgttgcgctgcgtttctttgcaaacggaagttttttgtacagtgtcggggccagccactggccttcctaaattctggcttagggccagctcctctgcctccgttagaagtggcggtgctggaccaccacccgttttacggacatctgccttctttctgttggctgagtagaagtctgtgttaatttaaataggattaattatttaacagaacatgatgtagatgagaagacatttatgtgtgtgaaaccagcattatgttggggataaaacaactgcacagtcaaacagccgattaatatttactttacaatgtaaaaaatgatcaaagtgaggtacccccatgagattatgccgaggtctcacctgtttgaacaatgtttttatattttatcctaaactgctgccaagtgcgcttctccctcgcgggattggacctaaataaaataaattaataggcgatccaatcaagcagttttcctctgtaatattattgtgattgcaaaggactacatttaaatttacgcattgacccgagcagcgatgttctcccacgccgtttccctctcttttgcagctgcagcggtgttgcacttctttttgaaaacatgttcaaaactCGCCGTATTATCGCATTAAGATTTCTAATTCTGgtggggcgaaaaacgcagccctcctcttccccgttgccatggtgactcgttgaatcggggctccattgatgctggctttttatagttgtggtgcacgcgcttaactccaggtgaaactactccgagttgaataaactgactcaaatcagctgttctggaaccggaaactctCAGAGTTTcttatctcagagtagatcaactcagagttcaggattagactcagagtttgttgaacctgctttgtgaaacggacccctgatcTTAAACTAACCTTTTTCTCTCACAAATCCTGGTCCTGCTGGGTTTTGGTGCATCTGAGTTGGATCAGCTCCCCCAGGGTCCAAATTTTCAGTATCCTCAACTACTGCTCCACCACAGACGCTCCCTGAAAATGATGTCTAATAATCAGAATCCTCGGAATTaccaagaaaataaatgtgtataagTGACATTCCTCTGTACTTTTCATCAATGTCTATGGTTAAGACAGTAATATTTAGGAACCTGTAATTATAGTATCATACTCCCTCAGACCACCCCAACTTTGAATGCGTCTTAAACACATATTAACTTTCCTATTCTTGCTTCAtgcttattttacatttctgcctTCTCCTTCTTGCTCCTCACcgttctcttcttcctcctcctcctcctcttctctcaggCAGATGTGTTTGAGGATCTGTCGTCTGTTCCTGAACAAGCGATGACAGTCTCTACATTCCAGCCCTGATATCCCATTATCATTTTCACCTAGAagtggaaaagagaaaaaagggaaaagggtCAGAGCATTtgtatgtcatgtttttttaaattaaaaaaaacattacaaattgACAAATTGAAAAACAGTAACACTCCAGTCAATCCCAAAAT includes:
- the LOC122987662 gene encoding zinc finger protein ZFAT-like isoform X4; the protein is MCRLCNLFSPSRPLLLAHCSQLHPQQEPPDDIIIALQPLVAEPAGTLAESPVKRKRGRPKGSTKKRTDWTEGKADSTHSLEDKVRREEERNKEEADRQGENDNGISGLECRDCHRLFRNRRQILKHICLREEEEEEEEENGSVCGGAVVEDTENLDPGGADPTQMHQNPAGPGFVREKGVGSGQRTNKRSRMLSEDRSRISKEGGLATGNKKSVVSVVLKEDETIPGVSKMVPVEDSSAETECVSLQAKPQHSAVFQSQPQDIGSESTACEDNPKADQEPSSNPTSTTVTASRGFQEYSIKQDATNLLQSQLKIFACEFCNKIFKFRHSLISHLRTHTQEKPFKCPHCDYASAIKANLNVHLRKHTGEKFSCQHCPFNCLSPGHLKVHIERVHLKVKQHCSFCQKKYSDVKNLLKHMEKRHNLKDPVVSQNYQQLRLKTRQGLRQLLYHCPTCNRRFKNQLERERHLLVHGPQRPFACLLCDHAATKLAALAAHVRKHPFLYVCSVCDGKFVSSQRLKSHLKESHLELDQEQAFTDCINNSFYLMQPGGSMWGDEEREDTERGINEKDRVEHENERREEGVTNGVGGEELRDGEGEQLQGARGEEEEAKSQDESAEEQQVIEGKTREVGDSQEVLHQSITIETTTPSDRQEEEHVESSDWSEVTVAERSQENTADTCTSGDGNTRGHEENTQSLLPSQEIHTPPLENTHRSPENTHPADDNTSAAKDTNASSSSVNTNLSNLGVHTPLSSAPPEEDNQTPQSETVSEVFHQSAFQQVFSSLQKTLLDMETFQRLRKIYGDLECQYCGKLFWYKVHYNAHVRTHTKEHLHYCSKCSYSSITKSSLKRHLIQKHSGLLLPCSNPGCKYSTPDKYKLQAHQRTHQEQAKSVTCPVCHHSYPEHRLKHHIKTVHPDTVPVQGKGLMVKRAEKCPYCDSYFLKNSSDFQQHIWAHQGLKPYLCTMCDYAGRSRSNLKTHMNRHNKDRCHVCDLCGKTFKSKVTLKSHRLSHSSEGKRFQCTKCDFTCVSKPSLLRHMEQHAEFKPFRCAHCHYSCNIAGPLKRHYNRKHPDQKYQNAGPGLADLDALKQQGGMKCPECEFIYGTNWELNRHLKSKHGLKLVEGTWEVGEAVEAQYLPVEDEEQLTEAHVAALQDNGAVNILQQITEFSSEAHNAVTSMVAMAPGTVAVVEQLQVAEEKEVCSNQLMVVNAEGDLTGNQVMVVEEGHGLEALTVLTQGENTHHYIVYVQEHTVEIN
- the LOC122987662 gene encoding zinc finger protein ZFAT-like isoform X3 — protein: MDGQKGAGSVFMCRLCNLFSPSRPLLLAHCSQLHPQQEPPDDIIIALQPLVAEPAGTLAESPVKRKRGRPKGSTKKRTDWTEGKADSTHSLEDKVRREEERNKEEADRQGENDNGISGLECRDCHRLFRNRRQILKHICLREEEEEEEEENGSVCGGAVVEDTENLDPGGADPTQMHQNPAGPGFVREKGVGSGQRTNKRSRMLSEDRSRISKEGGLATGNKKSVVSVVLKEDETIPGVSKMVPVEDSSAETECVSLQAKPQHSAVFQSQPQDIGSESTACEDNPKADQEPSSNPTSTTVTASRGFQEYSIKQDATNLLQSQLKIFACEFCNKIFKFRHSLISHLRTHTQEKPFKCPHCDYASAIKANLNVHLRKHTGEKFSCQHCPFNCLSPGHLKVHIERVHLKVKQHCSFCQKKYSDVKNLLKHMEKRHNLKDPVVSQNYQQLRLKTRQGLRQLLYHCPTCNRRFKNQLERERHLLVHGPQRPFACLLCDHAATKLAALAAHVRKHPFLYVCSVCDGKFVSSQRLKSHLKESHLELDQEQAFTDCINNSFYLMQPGGSMWGDEEREDTERGINEKDRVEHENERREEGVTNGVGGEELRDGEGEQLQGARGEEEEAKSQDESAEEQQVIEGKTREVGDSQEVLHQSITIETTTPSDRQEEEHVESSDWSEVTVAERSQENTADTCTSGDGNTRGHEENTQSLLPSQEIHTPPLENTHRSPENTHPADDNTSAAKDTNASSSSVNTNLSNLGVHTPLSSAPPEEDNQTPQSETVSEVFHQSAFQQVFSSLQKTLLDMETFQRLRKIYGDLECQYCGKLFWYKVHYNAHVRTHTKEHLHYCSKCSYSSITKSSLKRHLIQKHSGLLLPCSNPGCKYSTPDKYKLQAHQRTHQEQAKSVTCPVCHHSYPEHRLKHHIKTVHPDTVPVQGKGLMVKRAEKCPYCDSYFLKNSSDFQQHIWAHQGLKPYLCTMCDYAGRSRSNLKTHMNRHNKDRCHVCDLCGKTFKSKVTLKSHRLSHSSEGKRFQCTKCDFTCVSKPSLLRHMEQHAEFKPFRCAHCHYSCNIAGPLKRHYNRKHPDQKYQNAGPGLADLDALKQQGGMKCPECEFIYGTNWELNRHLKSKHGLKLVEGTWEVGEAVEAQYLPVEDEEQLTEAHVAALQDNGAVNILQQITEFSSEAHNAVTSMVAMAPGTVAVVEQLQVAEEKEVCSNQLMVVNAEGDLTGNQVMVVEEGHGLEALTVLTQGENTHHYIVYVQEHTVEIN
- the LOC122987662 gene encoding zinc finger protein ZFAT-like isoform X1 — translated: MSSEPAEFESFETASNSGSVFMCRLCNLFSPSRPLLLAHCSQLHPQQEPPDDIIIALQPLVAEPAGTLAESPVKRKRGRPKGSTKKRTDWTEGKADSTHSLEDKVRREEERNKEEADRQGENDNGISGLECRDCHRLFRNRRQILKHICLREEEEEEEEENGSVCGGAVVEDTENLDPGGADPTQMHQNPAGPGFVREKGVGSGQRTNKRSRMLSEDRSRISKEGGLATGNKKSVVSVVLKEDETIPGVSKMVPVEDSSAETECVSLQAKPQHSAVFQSQPQDIGSESTACEDNPKADQEPSSNPTSTTVTASRGFQEYSIKQDATNLLQSQLKIFACEFCNKIFKFRHSLISHLRTHTQEKPFKCPHCDYASAIKANLNVHLRKHTGEKFSCQHCPFNCLSPGHLKVHIERVHLKVKQHCSFCQKKYSDVKNLLKHMEKRHNLKDPVVSQNYQQLRLKTRQGLRQLLYHCPTCNRRFKNQLERERHLLVHGPQRPFACLLCDHAATKLAALAAHVRKHPFLYVCSVCDGKFVSSQRLKSHLKESHLELDQEQAFTDCINNSFYLMQPGGSMWGDEEREDTERGINEKDRVEHENERREEGVTNGVGGEELRDGEGEQLQGARGEEEEAKSQDESAEEQQVIEGKTREVGDSQEVLHQSITIETTTPSDRQEEEHVESSDWSEVTVAERSQENTADTCTSGDGNTRGHEENTQSLLPSQEIHTPPLENTHRSPENTHPADDNTSAAKDTNASSSSVNTNLSNLGVHTPLSSAPPEEDNQTPQSETVSEVFHQSAFQQVFSSLQKTLLDMETFQRLRKIYGDLECQYCGKLFWYKVHYNAHVRTHTKEHLHYCSKCSYSSITKSSLKRHLIQKHSGLLLPCSNPGCKYSTPDKYKLQAHQRTHQEQAKSVTCPVCHHSYPEHRLKHHIKTVHPDTVPVQGKGLMVKRAEKCPYCDSYFLKNSSDFQQHIWAHQGLKPYLCTMCDYAGRSRSNLKTHMNRHNKDRCHVCDLCGKTFKSKVTLKSHRLSHSSEGKRFQCTKCDFTCVSKPSLLRHMEQHAEFKPFRCAHCHYSCNIAGPLKRHYNRKHPDQKYQNAGPGLADLDALKQQGGMKCPECEFIYGTNWELNRHLKSKHGLKLVEGTWEVGEAVEAQYLPVEDEEQLTEAHVAALQDNGAVNILQQITEFSSEAHNAVTSMVAMAPGTVAVVEQLQVAEEKEVCSNQLMVVNAEGDLTGNQVMVVEEGHGLEALTVLTQGENTHHYIVYVQEHTVEIN
- the LOC122987662 gene encoding zinc finger protein ZFAT-like isoform X2, with product MSSEPAEFESFETASNSGSVFMCRLCNLFSPSRPLLLAHCSQLHPQQEPPDDIIIALQPLVAEPAGTLAESPVKRKRGRPKGSTKKRTDWTEGKADSTHSLEDKVRREEERNKEEADRQGENDNGISGLECRDCHRLFRNRRQILKHICLREEEEEEEEENGSVCGGAVVEDTENLDPGGADPTQMHQNPAGPGFVREKGVGSGQRTNKRSRMLSEDRSRISKEGGLATGNKKSVVSVVLKEDETIPGVSKMVPVEDSSAETECVSLQAKPQHSAVFQSQPQDIGSESTACEDNPKADQEPSSNPTSTTVTASRGFQEYSIKQDATNLLQSQLKIFACEFCNKIFKFRHSLISHLRTHTQEKPFKCPHCDYASAIKANLNVHLRKHTGEKFSCQHCPFNCLSPGHLKVHIERVHLKVKQHCSFCQKKYSDVKNLLKHMEKRHNLKDPVVSQNYQQLRLKTRQGLRQLLYHCPTCNRRFKNQLERERHLLVHGPQRPFACLLCDHAATKLAALAAHVRKHPFLYVCSVCDGKFVSSQRLKSHLKESHLELDQEQAFTDCINNSFYLMQPGGSMWGDEEREDTERGINEKDRVEHENERREEGVTNGVGGEELRDGEGEQLQGARGEEEEAKSQDESAEEQQVIEGKTREVGDSQEVLHQSITIETTTPSDRQEEEHVESSDWSEVTVAERSQENTADTCTSGDGNTRGHEENTQSLLPSQEIHTPPLENTHRSPENTHPADDNTSAAKDTNASSSSVNTNLSNLGVHTPLSSAPPEEDNQTPQSETVSEVFHQSAFQQVFSSLQKTLLDMETFQRLRKIYGDLECQYCGKLFWYKVHYNAHVRTHTKEHLHYCSKCSYSSITKSSLKRHLIQKHSGLLLPCSNPGCKYSTPDKYKLQAHQRTHQEQAKSVTCPVCHHSYPEHRLKHHIKTVHPDTVPVQGKGLMVKRAEKCPYCDSYFLKNSSDFQQHIWAHQGLKPYLCTMCDYAGRSRSNLKTHMNRHNKDRCHVCDLCGKTFKSKVTLKSHRLSHSSEGKRFQCTKCDFTCVSKPSLLRHMEQHAEFKPFRCAHCHYSCNIAGPLKRHYNRKHPDQKYQNAGPGLADLDALKQQGGMKCPECEFIYGTNWELNRHLKSKHGLKLVEGTWEVGEAVEAQYLPVEDEEQLTEAHVAALQDNGAVNILQQITEFSSEAHNAVTSMVAMAPGTVAVVEQVAEEKEVCSNQLMVVNAEGDLTGNQVMVVEEGHGLEALTVLTQGENTHHYIVYVQEHTVEIN